A portion of the Punica granatum isolate Tunisia-2019 chromosome 7, ASM765513v2, whole genome shotgun sequence genome contains these proteins:
- the LOC116215741 gene encoding uncharacterized protein LOC116215741, whose translation MADPADSCKDEHFVEIPIDAENEKKLSLAINPITAIQHHPLMEISESPGHLLLLKLWQREENLFARRAALRENRMDTIKREIFELCCSFSVFHFLFLMLLYTSSVDEGRDRNCRDWWIPTVLSVCTSLVLVALVQVKVWSYWKVRRQLQREKGDNRALTRCVQELRMKGSSFDLSKEPAISKKMKSSSVEIKWKPLTWCSQNLVTICLLCFTGLVSPASKLILCGF comes from the coding sequence ATGGCCGATCCAGCGGATTCGTGCAAAGATGAGCATTTCGTCGAAATCCCGATAGATGCTGAGAACGAGAAGAAGCTCTCACTGGCGATAAACCCAATCACAGCAATCCAGCACCACCCTCTGATGGAGATCTCCGAGAGCCCGGGGCACTTGCTCCTCCTCAAGCTGTGGCAAAGAGAAGAAAACCTGTTTGCGAGAAGAGCAGCGCTCAGGGAGAACCGGATGGACACCATCAAGCGCGAGATCTTTGAGCTCTGTTGCTCCTTCTCCGTCTTCCACTTCCTCTTCCTCATGCTCTTGTACACGTCCTCGGTCGATGAGGGCCGCGACCGTAACTGCAGAGACTGGTGGATCCCAACTGTCCTGTCGGTTTGCACTTCTCTGGTTCTTGTGGCTCTAGTCCAGGTGAAGGTCTGGAGTTACTGGAAGGTCCGGAGGCAGCTGCAGAGGGAGAAAGGCGACAATCGGGCCCTCACCCGGTGCGTCCAGGAACTGAGGATGAAAGGGTCGAGCTTCGACCTGTCAAAGGAACCAGCCATCAGCAAGAAGATGAAGAGTTCGAGCGTCGAGATCAAGTGGAAGCCACTCACTTGGTGTTCACAGAACCTGGTGACAATATGCCTCCTCTGCTTCACGGGTTTAGTCTCACCCGCCTCCAAGCTCATCCTCTGCGGGTTTTAG
- the LOC116215743 gene encoding probable amino acid permease 7 codes for MGEEEGDDVQLQARLIESSPAGEASHPLLKRTGTTWTAVAHIITGVIGAGVLSLAWSVAQLGWVLGPICILCFAFITGLSTFLLCDCYKYPDPEFGATRSRSLMEAVRLYLGERQQWICGIFANESLYGTTIAYTITAAASIKAILQSNCYHREGHNAPCEYSDSVYMLLFGLVQIVMSQIPDFHNMGWLSVVAAIMSFSYASIGFGLGLAKVIENGRMKGSIAGVTYTSLTSKLWTSFEAIGDIAYAYPYAVIVLEIQDTLKSPPPESQTMKNASVIALVVTTCFYLCCGCFGYGAFGNDTPGNLLTGFGFYEPYWLVDLGNACIVLHLVGGYQIFSQPIFGTVDRWASRKFPNSRFLNDYSFRFLPRFKVNLFRICFRTLYVMSTTAIAILFPYFNSVIGVLGALNFWPLSIYFPVEMYFAQRKVRAWSREWILLWAFSCFCLLVSAMGFIGSLTELIIEKSS; via the exons aTGGGTGAGGAGGAAGGGGATGATGTGCAGTTGCAGGCACGGTTGATTGAGAGCAGTCCTGCAGGTGAAGCATCGCACCCGCTTTTGAAGAGGACAG GGACCACATGGACTGCTGTGGCGCATATAATAACGGGAGTGATCGGAGCAGGAGTGCTCTCGCTGGCATGGAGTGTGGCCCAACTGGGGTGGGTCCTCGGTCCCATCTGCATACTCTGTTTTGCATTTATCACCGGTCTCTCCACGTTTCTTCTCTGCGACTGCTACAAGTATCCTGATCCCGAGTTTGGAGCTACCCGGAGCCGTTCTCTTATGGAAGCCGTGAGGCTGTACTTAG GAGAGAGGCAGCAATGGATATGCGGCATATTTGCGAATGAGAGTTTGTATGGGACTACAATCGCTTATACGATCACAGCTGCTGCCAGTATAAA AGCAATCTTGCAATCAAACTGTTACCACCGAGAAGGGCACAATGCTCCCTGTGAGTACAGTGATAGTGTCTATATGCTTCTTTTCGGGTTGGTTCAGATTGTAATGTCACAGATCCCGGATTTCCACAACATGGGATGGCTCTCTGTTGTTGCCGCGATTATGTCGTTTTCCTATGCCTCCATTGGTTTTGGGCTAGGTCTCGCGAAAGTAATAG AAAATGGGAGGATGAAGGGAAGCATTGCAGGAGTTACATATACGAGTCTAACTTCAAAGTTGTGGACATCATTCGAAGCCATCGGCGACATTGCATACGCTTACCCCTATGCAGTCATTGTTCTCGAGATACAG GACACTCTCAAGTCTCCTCCTCCCGAGAGCCAGACCATGAAGAACGCCTCTGTAATTGCTTTAGTAGTCACAACGTGCTTCTACCTCTGCTGTGGATGCTTCGGGTACGGAGCCTTCGGTAATGACACGCCCGGGAATCTCCTCACAGGGTTCGGATTCTATGAGCCTTACTGGCTTGTCGACCTTGGGAATGCTTGCATTGTTCTCCATCTGGTGGGAGGATATCAG ATCTTCAGTCAGCCAATCTTCGGGACGGTTGACAGATGGGCGTCGAGAAAATTCCCCAACAGCAGATTTCTGAATGACTACTCTTTTAGATTCCTACCACGATTCAAGGTGAATCTCTTCAGGATCTGTTTCCGGACACTGTATGTTATGTCCACGACTGCTATCGCGATCCTCTTCCCCTACTTTAACTCGGTTATTGGAGTCTTGGGAGCGCTCAACTTTTGGCCCCTTAGTATCTATTTTCCGGTGGAGATGTACTTCGCGCAGAGGAAGGTAAGGGCATGGTCGAGGGAATGGATTCTTCTATGGGCATTTAGTTGCTTCTGTTTGCTCGTGTCAGCCATGGGATTCATCGGTTCACTCACAGAACTCATAATTGAGAAAAGTAGCTGA
- the LOC116215742 gene encoding proteasome activator subunit 4 — protein MHLYNAWLPPPVAEETKREAESFSQVVRTVKELYRPDDPDSVYATLRWISVLELFIKAKSEVSLEDVATLVDMGLELFHKLQNKLYAQVRWGNLLVRVLNEYRKKLSLKVMWRPLYETLVNTHFTRSTGPEGWRLRQRHFETVTSLVRSCRRFFLPGSAFEIWSEFECLLENPWHNASFEGSGFIRLFLPTNLDNRYFFSKEWIEKCIAVWDAIPNCQFWNSQWAAVIARVIKNYSFIDWEPFLPVLFAKFLNMFEVPVANGSGSYPFSVDVPRNTRFLFPNKSSTPAKAIAKAIVYLLRPGSTAQEHLEKLINLLEQYYHPSNGGRWTYSLERFLFYLVGTFQKRLQRQQRHMDENGAARPALGKLERSSFVNVVLKLVDRGQYSKNEHLSETVAAATSILSYVEPSAVLPFLASRFHMALETMTATHQLKSAVMSVAFAGRALFFTSLSTSHKLDDPSTADSFINLLVISLSNALLGMDANDPPKTLATMQLIGSIFSNMATLEDYTDDSSFMSMISLSEWLDEFLIRLFTLLLHLEPNSVLNEGLHSSATSGTFLVEDGPYYYCMLEILLGRLSKPLFNQALKKISKFVKTNILPGAIAEVGLLCCACVHSNPEEAVASLVEPILLSVLSSLKGTPPTGYGGGGIFDNSISTKDKPTLSPALETAIDYQLKVLSVAISFGGPALLKYKNQLKDAVVSAFDSPSWKVNGAGDNLLRALLGSLVLYYPVDQYKCISRHPVAEALEKWISTKDYSDDEPLVAPKWHIPSEEEIQFANELLDLHFCSALDDLLNICQNKVHSDPGNEKDHLKVTLLRIDSSLQGVLSCLPDFSPSCKNGIVKDPGFMPFLIAGATGPKVGSTALREKAAEVMHAACKYLLEKKSDDSILLILVIRIMDALGNYGSMEYNEWANHRQAWKLESAAIVEPPVNYIISSHSKGRRRPRWSLVDKAYMHTTWRSSQSSYHLFRASGNFSPSDHLLLLIDDLLTLSVHSYETVRASAGKSLLKMIKRWPMTISKCVLTLTANLSDPTAPEYAVLGSCTVLSSQTILKHLTIDPKSFSAYVIGILSSSHHEPLKAQKAINELFVKFNIHFGGVPKNFFRTADNKSDAPKFSDLVSQIGSMSFDSTGLHWRYNLMANRVLLLLAMASRHDPNTSSKILSETAGHFLKNLKSQLPQTRILAISALNILLKESPYRLSVDEHRGLHEEMLSADSSLEGTLTHIIQEEGFFHETFSSLSNVHIITDSDGASSSGRHGNSSFQSVADKSITRFYFEFSSSWPRTPSWISLVGSDTFYSNFARIFKRLVQECGMPVLLAIKSSLQEYANAKERSKQCVAAEAFAGLLHSDVDGLLEAWDNWMMVQLQNMILAQSVESIPEWTMCIRYAVTGKGKFGTKIPLLRTRILDCLAKALPVNASTTVVAKRYAFLSAALIELSPQRMPIDEIHLQSNLLKELLDNMCHSSAQVREAIGVTLSVLCSNIRLYTSCSQDHSRDGEKSDVYEQNWVEYLSRQASELVIRIQSSAPSDLMEDAAETSHQNGHISGSLKDDIKWMETLFHFIISSLKSGRSSYLLDVLVEFLYPVISLKETSHKDLSTLAKAAFELLKWRVFWQPHLQKVVHVILTSVNDSNWRTRSATLTYLRTFMYRHIFILPATEKQQIWEAVGRLLVDSQVEVREHAAAVLAGLMKGGDENLASQFRGHALAEANNILKKKRRGVKSGQSIASTHGAVLALTASVLSVPYDMPSWLPEHVTLLARFAGEPSPIKSTVTKAVAEFRRTHADTWNVQKESFTEEQLEVLADTTSSSSYFA, from the exons ATGCATCTCTACAACGCTTGGCTGCCCCCGCCGGTGGCCGAGGAGACCAAGCGGGAGGCCGAGTCGTTCTCCCAGGTCGTCCGCACCGTCAAGGAGCTCTACCGCCCGGACGATCCCGATTCCGTCTACGCCACCCTCCGATGGATTTCCGTGCTCGAGCT CTTCATAAAGGCAAAAAGTGAAGTTAGTCTGGAAGATGTTGCCACTCTTGTGGATATGGGGTTGGAGTTGTTTCATAAGTTACAGAATAAGCTTTATGCCCAG gTAAGATGGGGAAATCTTTTAGTCAGGGTTCTCAATGAGTATCGGAAGAAGTTATCTTTGAAAGTCATGTGGCGCCCCCTGTATGAAACTTTGGTTAATACCCATTTTACAAG AAGCACTGGTCCTGAGGGCTGGAGATTAAGACAAAGGCATTTTGAGACAGTAACCTCCCTTGTTCGATCTTGCCGGAGATTCTTCCTGCCTGGTTCTGCCTTTGAGATATGGTCCGAATTTGA ATGTTTGCTTGAAAATCCTTGGCACAATGCTTCCTTCGAAGGTTCTGGCTTTATTAGGCTGTTTCTTCCCACAAACTTGGATAATCGATACTTCTTCTCAAA GGAGTGGATTGAGAAGTGCATAGCTGTTTGGGATGCCATACCCAATTGTCAATTCTGGAACAGTCAGTGGGCAGCAGTCATAGCTCGTGTCATAAAAAACTACAGCTTTATTGACTGGGAGCCATTTTTACCTGTGCTTTTTGCTAAATTCTTGAATATGTTTGAG GTCCCTGTGGCCAATGGAAGTGGATCATATCCTTTTTCGGTCGATGTTCCTCGAAATACAAGGTTTCTATTTCCAAATAAGTCATCAACCCCAGCAAAGGCCATTGCGAAAGCCATT GTGTATCTACTCAGGCCAGGTAGCACAGCCCAGGAGCATCTTGAAAAATTGATCAACCTCTTAGAACA ATATTACCATCCATCTAATGGGGGTCGCTGGACTTATTCTTTGGAGCGCTTTTTGTTCTACTTGGTGGGTACATTCCAGAAACGCCTGCAACGTCAGCAACG GCATATGGATGAGAATGGTGCAGCTAGACCGGCCTTAGGAAAGCTGGAAAGGTCTTCTTTTGTCAATGTGGTGCTGAAATTGGTTGACCGTGGTCAATATAGCAAGAATGAGCACCTCTCTGAGACAGTTGCTGCGGCAACATCTATTCTGTCTTATGTTGAACCTTCTGCAGTTCTTCCCTTTTTAGCTTCTCGGTTTCATATGGCACTGGAGACG ATGACCGCTACCCACCAACTGAAATCTGCTGTAATGTCGGTTGCATTTGCTGGGCGGGCGTTGTTTTTCACATCCCTATCAACTTCTCATAAACTGGATGATCCTAGCACTGCAGACTCCTTTATTAACCTCTTGGTGATATCCTTGTCCAATGCATTACTTGGTATGGATGCCAATGACCCTCCCAAGACTTTGGCAACCATGCAGTTGATTGGATCCATATTTTCCAAT ATGGCTACCCTGGAAGATTACACAGATGATTCGTCATTTATGTCGATGATCAGCCTTTCTGAGTGGTTAGATGAGTTCTTGATTCGTCTGTTCACATTACTTCTTCACTTGGAGCCCAACAGCGTCCT AAATGAAGGCCTGCATTCTTCAGCAACATCTGGAACTTTTCTAGTTGAAGATGGCCCTTATTACTATTGCATGCTTGAAATTTTGCTGGGGAGACTATCTAAACCACTATTTAACCAG GCTTTGAAGAAAATTTCCAAGTTTGTGAAAACAAACATCCTTCCTGGTGCAATTGCAGAGGTTGGACTGCTTTGCTGTGCATGTGTCCATTCAAATCCAGAAGAGGCAGTTGCTTCCCTTGTGGAACCAATTTTATTGTCTGTTCTATCCTCTTTGAAAGGAACTCCTCCCACAGGATATGGAGGAGGTGGAATTTTTGATAATTCAATATCAACTAAG GATAAACCAACTCTATCTCCAGCTCTTGAAACAGCAATTGATTACCAACTAAAGGTGCTATCCGTTGCAATAAGTTTTGGAGGACCTGCTCTTCTTAAATATAAGAATCAATTAAAAGATGCTGTAGTTTCTGCATTTGATTCACCTTCTTGGAAG GTGAATGGAGCAGGTGATAATTTACTGCGGGCACTTCTTGGTAGTCTTGTTCTTTACTACCCAGTTGATCAATACAA ATGTATTTCGCGTCATCCTGTTGCCGAAGCATTAGAGAAATGGATCAGCACAAAAGATTATTCCGATGATGAACCATTGGTGGCCCCAAAATGGCACATTCCAAGTGAGGAAGAAATTCAGTTTGCCAATGAACTTTTAGACCTTCATTTCTGCTCTGCCTTGGATGATCTTTTGAACATATGCCAGAATAAAGTGCATTCTGATCCTG GAAATGAAAAAGACCACTTGAAAGTCACTCTGTTGCGTATAGATTCCTCATTGCAAGGTGTTTTATCATGCTTACCTGATTTCAGCCCATCCTGCAAAAATGGGATTGTCAAAGACCCAGGCTTTATGCCTTTCTTGATTGCTGGAGCAACAGGACCAAAGGTTGGCAGCACTGCGCTGCGGGAAAAAGCTGCTGAGGTCATGCATGCAGCATGCAA GTACCTATTGGAGAAAAAATCAGATGACAGCATCCTATTAATACTTGTCATACGAATCATGGATGCTCTGGGAAACTATG GAAGTATGGAGTATAATGAGTGGGCAAACCACAGGCAGGCTTGGAAGTTGGAGTCTGCTGCCATAGTAGAACCTCCAgtgaattatattatttcGTCTCACTctaaaggaagaagaag GCCAAGGTGGTCGCTTGTTGACAAGGCATATATGCATACTACTTGGAGATCATCACAGTCATCCTATCATCTGTTTCGCGCGAGTGGAAATTTCTCTCCATCAGACCATCTGCTTCTTTTGATTGATGATCTTCTTACTCTTTCAGTGCATAGCTATGAAACTGTTCGAGC GAGTGCTGGAAAGTCATTGTTGAAGATGATAAAGAGATGGCCGATGACGATCTCAAAGTGTGTACTCACCCTCACAGCCAACTTGAGCGATCCCACTGCTCCAGAATATGCAGTTTTGGGTTCCTGTACAGTTCTGTCCTCGCAAACGATTCTGAAACATTTGACAATA GATCCAAAGTCATTTTCAGCATATGTAATCGGAATCCTTTCAAG CTCTCATCATGAACCACTGAAAGCTCAAAAGGCAATAAATGAG ctctttgtcaagttcaaTATCCATTTTGGGGGAGTACCTAAGAACTTTTTCAGGACAGCTGATAATAAATCAGATGCAccaaaattttcagatttGGTTTCCCAAATTGGTTCCATGAGTTTTGATTCTACAGGCTTGCATTGGCG GTATAATTTGATGGCAAACCGAGTTTTGTTGCTATTGGCTATGGCATCTAGGCATGACCCTAATACCTCTTCCAAGATTTTGAGTGAAACAGCTG GTCATTTCTTGAAGAATCTAAAGAGTCAACTTCCTCAGACAAGAATACTTGCCATCTCAGCTTTAAATATACTGCTGAAAGAATCTCCTTATAGACTTTCAGTTGACGAACATCGGGGACTCCATGAAGAGATGCTAAGTGCTGATTCATCTCTTGAAGGAACATTAACTCATATAATCCAGGAAGAGGGATTCTTTCATGAAACTTTCAGTAGCCTGTCCAACGTACATATAATAACCGACAGTGATGGTGCATCTTCCAGTGGAAGGCATGGAAACTCATCCTTTCAGAGTGTGGCAGACAAATCAATCACCCGTTtctattttgaattttcatctTCATGGCCACGGACTCCTAGTTGGATATCTCTAGTAGGAAGTGATACTTTTTACTCAAACTTTGCACGGATATTCAAACGACTAGTACAGGAATGTGGAATGCCTGTTTTATTGGCAATTAAGAGTAGCCTTCAGGAATATGCAAATGCAAAGGAGAGGTCTAAACAGTGTGTTGCTGCTGAAGCTTTTGCAGGGTTACTGCACTCTGATGTAGATGGCCTTCTGGAAGCATGGGACAATTGGATGATGGTTCAGTTGCAGAACATGATCCTAGCACAATCAGTGGAGTCCATACCTGAGTGGACAATGTGTATACGATATGCGGTTACAGGAAAAGGGAAATTCGGGACAAAGATTCCACTTCTTAGGACACGAATTTTGGACTGTCTAGCAAAGGCTTTGCCCGTAAATGCATCGACTACTGTGGTTGCTAAGCGGTATGCTTTCCTTTCAGCTGCCCTTATAGAATTGTCCCCCCAGAGGATGCCAATTGATGAGATACATCTTCAGAGTAACCTGCTGAAGGAATTACTTGATAATATGTGCCATTCATCTGCCCAA GTAAGGGAAGCCATTGGAGTGACCCTTTCGGTGTTGTGCTCCAACATTCGGCTTTATACATCATGTTCTCAGGACCACTCACGTGATGGAGAAAAGAGTGATGTGTATGAACAAAATTGGGTTGAATATCTTTCTAGACAAGCGTCTGAGCTAGTTATAAGGATCCAGTCCTCTGCACCTTCAGATCTTATGGAGGATGCTGCAGAAACTAGTCATCAAAACGGTCACATAAGTGGCAGTCTGAAAGACGACATCAAATGGATGGAAACG TTATTCCACTTTATCATCTCATCTTTGAAGTCGGGAAGATCTTCATATTTGCTAGATGTTCTGGTGGAATTTCTTTATCCCGTAATTTCACTGAAG GAAACATCGCATAAAGATTTGTCTACATTGGCAAAGGCAGCTTTTGAATTGCTAAAATGGAGGGTTTTCTGGCAACCTCATCTCCAGAAGGTGGTGCACGTGATCCTTACGTCAGTCAATGATTCCAACTGGCGGACTAGATCTGCTACTCTGACATATCTCAGAACATTCATGTATAG GCACATCTTCATTCTCCCTGCCACAGAGAAACAGCAAATATGGGAGGCTGTTGGTAGGTTACTTGTGGACAGCCAAGTGGAG GTAAGAGAGCATGCAGCTGCTGTGCTAGCAGGTTTGATGAAGGGAGGGGATGAAAACTTAGCGAGCCAATTCCGAGGCCATGCTCTTGCAGAGGCCAATAATATcctaaagaagaaaagaag AGGCGTGAAATCTGGTCAGTCGATAGCTTCCACACACGGTGCTGTACTTGCTTTAACGGCTTCGGTGTTATCAGTTCCTTATGATATGCCCAG CTGGTTGCCTGAGCACGTCACGTTACTTGCACGCTTCGCTGGCGAACCATCCCCAATCAAATCCACCGTCACAAAGGCAGTTGCCGAGTTCCGGCGGACACATGCTGACACGTGGAATGTCCAGAAGGAGTCATTCACTGAAGAGCAGCTCGAG GTTCTCGCCGATACGACGTCTTCATCCTCATACTTCGCTTGA
- the LOC116212767 gene encoding probable amino acid permease 7 isoform X6 gives MDAAKLYLGKKDQLIIGVMAQVGLYGGAVAYTVTAASSVNAILKASCHHREGPDALCEYGDSFYILLFGFIQILVSQIPDFHSMRWLSVSAAVMSFSYSFIGIGLGLEKVIENGTIKGSMTGVPGSDLSSKLWAAFTALGDIAFSYPFSLILLEIEDTLKSPPPENKTMKAASVTAVSITTFFYICCGCVGYAAFGDDTPGNLLAGIGFYEHYWLVGFANACIVFHLVGGYQIYAQAVFATAERLFTEKYPNSRLLEKSYSVHFPWLSALRTNLFRLSFRTTYVASATAIAIYFPYFNSVIGVLGAVNFWPLVVYFPVEMYCVQRRIEAWSREWILLRAFSITGLIISVMGTIGSIEELISAKLS, from the exons ATGGATGCTGCTAAGCTCTACTTGG GTAAGAAGGACCAGTTGATAATCGGAGTAATGGCACAAGTGGGCTTATACGGAGGAGCTGTTGCCTACACCGTCACCGCTGCTTCCAGTGTAAA CGCAATTCTGAAAGCAAGCTGTCACCACAGAGAGGGACCCGATGCTCTATGCGAATATGGGGATAGTTTCTATATACTCCTCTTTGGGTTCATTCAGATACTGGTCTCTCAGATACCCGATTTCCATAGCATGAGATGGCTCTCAGTGTCAGCTGCTGTTATGTCCTTCTCATACTCATTCATCGGTATCGGACTAGGACTAGAAAAAGTTATCG AAAATGGAACTATAAAGGGCAGCATGACAGGAGTCCCAGGTTCTGATCTATCTTCGAAATTATGGGCAGCATTCACAGCACTTGGAGACATTGCTTTCTCATATCCGTTCTCGCTCATTCTTCTCGAAATCGAG GACACATTGAAGTCACCTCCACCGGAAAACAAGACGATGAAGGCTGCCTCAGTGACTGCAGTCTCAATTACCACATTCTTCTACATTTGTTGCGGATGTGTTGGGTATGCAGCCTTCGGCGATGACACTCCAGGAAATCTCCTCGCAGGGATTGGCTTCTATGAGCATTATTGGCTGGTCGGGTTTGCGAACGCCTGCATCGTGTTCCACTTGGTGGGAGGATATCAG atCTACGCTCAGGCCGTTTTCGCGACAGCAGAAAGATTGTTCACAGAGAAATACCCAAACAGCAGGTTGCTGGAGAAGTCCTATTCGGTCCACTTTCCCTGGCTATCCGCCCTCAGAACAAACCTCTTTAGGCTCTCTTTCCGGACAACATACGTTGCATCAGCAACTGCCATAGCGATATACTTCCCATACTTCAATTCCGTCATCGGAGTGTTGGGGGCCGTGAATTTCTGGCCCCTTGTAGTATATTTTCCGGTGGAGATGTACTGTGTCCAGAGGAGGATTGAAGCTTGGAGCAGAGAGTGGATTCTTCTAAGGGCATTTAGCATCACCGGACTAATCATCTCAGTCATGGGAACGATTGGTTCAATTGAGGAGCTAATCAGTGCCAAACTCAGCTGA
- the LOC116212767 gene encoding probable amino acid permease 7 isoform X3, whose amino-acid sequence MGGEAIEEEDVDDPKSSLICSFDSSDDHLRRTGTKWTAVAHIVAGVIGAGVLSLAWSIAQLGWILGPLCILLFATITLISSALLADCYRHPDPEHGPIRNKSFMDAAKLYLGKKDQLIIGVMAQVGLYGGAVAYTVTAASSVNAILKASCHHREGPDALCEYGDSFYILLFGFIQILVSQIPDFHSMRWLSVSAAVMSFSYSFIGIGLGLEKVIENGTIKGSMTGVPGSDLSSKLWAAFTALGDIAFSYPFSLILLEIEDTLKSPPPENKTMKAASVTAVSITTFFYICCGCVGYAAFGDDTPGNLLAGIGFYEHYWLVGFANACIVFHLVGGYQIYAQAVFATAERLFTEKYPNSRLLEKSYSVHFPWLSALRTNLFRLSFRTTYVASATAIAIYFPYFNSVIGVLGAVNFWPLVVYFPVEMYCVQRRIEAWSREWILLRAFSITGLIISVMGTIGSIEELISAKLS is encoded by the exons TAGTAGCAGGGGTGATAGGAGCAGGGGTGCTATCCCTAGCATGGAGCATAGCCCAGCTCGGGTGGATCCTCGGTCCTCTCTGTATCCTCCTGTTTGCTACGATTACTCTCATTTCCTCAGCTCTTCTTGCTGACTGCTACAGACATCCCGATCCTGAACATGGACCTATCAGGAACAAGTCCTTCATGGATGCTGCTAAGCTCTACTTGG GTAAGAAGGACCAGTTGATAATCGGAGTAATGGCACAAGTGGGCTTATACGGAGGAGCTGTTGCCTACACCGTCACCGCTGCTTCCAGTGTAAA CGCAATTCTGAAAGCAAGCTGTCACCACAGAGAGGGACCCGATGCTCTATGCGAATATGGGGATAGTTTCTATATACTCCTCTTTGGGTTCATTCAGATACTGGTCTCTCAGATACCCGATTTCCATAGCATGAGATGGCTCTCAGTGTCAGCTGCTGTTATGTCCTTCTCATACTCATTCATCGGTATCGGACTAGGACTAGAAAAAGTTATCG AAAATGGAACTATAAAGGGCAGCATGACAGGAGTCCCAGGTTCTGATCTATCTTCGAAATTATGGGCAGCATTCACAGCACTTGGAGACATTGCTTTCTCATATCCGTTCTCGCTCATTCTTCTCGAAATCGAG GACACATTGAAGTCACCTCCACCGGAAAACAAGACGATGAAGGCTGCCTCAGTGACTGCAGTCTCAATTACCACATTCTTCTACATTTGTTGCGGATGTGTTGGGTATGCAGCCTTCGGCGATGACACTCCAGGAAATCTCCTCGCAGGGATTGGCTTCTATGAGCATTATTGGCTGGTCGGGTTTGCGAACGCCTGCATCGTGTTCCACTTGGTGGGAGGATATCAG atCTACGCTCAGGCCGTTTTCGCGACAGCAGAAAGATTGTTCACAGAGAAATACCCAAACAGCAGGTTGCTGGAGAAGTCCTATTCGGTCCACTTTCCCTGGCTATCCGCCCTCAGAACAAACCTCTTTAGGCTCTCTTTCCGGACAACATACGTTGCATCAGCAACTGCCATAGCGATATACTTCCCATACTTCAATTCCGTCATCGGAGTGTTGGGGGCCGTGAATTTCTGGCCCCTTGTAGTATATTTTCCGGTGGAGATGTACTGTGTCCAGAGGAGGATTGAAGCTTGGAGCAGAGAGTGGATTCTTCTAAGGGCATTTAGCATCACCGGACTAATCATCTCAGTCATGGGAACGATTGGTTCAATTGAGGAGCTAATCAGTGCCAAACTCAGCTGA